From the Chitinophaga lutea genome, the window TGATTTCCTATACCGGGTACCGTACTTTTGTCCGCATCCTGCCTCCCGGCCATCCGGCAGACCTGGGGAAAATTTTCCTGGCTCCTTCCGCCCATGAACTGAATACGGTGGTGATCGAAGGCGACCGTCCGCCGATCGCCATCCGGAAAGACACCATCGAGTTTAACGCATCCGCGTTCAAAACACGCACCAATGCCATGGTGGAAGACCTGCTGAAAAAACTGCCCGGAGTGGATATCGACGACGAAGGCAACATCACCGTGAACGGTAAAAAGGTGACCCGCGTACTGGTGGAAGGCCGTGAGTTTTTCGGCAACGACCCCAAGCTGGCCACCAAAAACCTGCCGGCCGCGATTGTGGACAAAGTGCAGGTGATGGACACCAAAACCAGGCAGGAAGCCAAACTGGGCGTTGAAAAAGACGGGGAAGACAGGACGCTCAACGTGACGCTGAAAGCGGATAAAAAGAAAGGCCTGTTCGGCCGCGTATCGGCCGGCGGCGGTACCGACGACCGGTTTGAGCTGGCCGGCATGGTAAGCGGGTTCGACGGCCCCCGCCAGCTCAGTGTGCTGGCTTCTTCCAACAACCTCAACAAAATCGGGTTCTCGCAGGGGGAAATGGGCGCCGTTGCAGAAAAGAAAGCCGGCGGTATGTCGATCAGCATTTCCGATAACGGGGCGTTCTCCATGAACGGCATCTCCTTCGGCAGCGGCGGCGACGGCATCCGTACCGCCACCATGGCCGGGTATAATTACAACGACCAGTGGAACAAAAAACACAACGTCAATAACAGTTACTTCTTCAACAACACCGACTCCCGCTACCGCACGTTGCGGAATACGCAGTATAACGACGGGCGGCAGACCCGCAGCAACCGCGAAGGCACGGGCCGCAACGCCAATCACCGTCTTAATTTCGGGCTGGAAACACAGCTGGACTCCGTGACCATGCTTTCTTTCAACCCTTCTTTCGACTACGCCGAAACCAGCACCCGCGCCAATGGGCTGGACACTACCTGGTCGGACGGCTCGCTGCTCAACCACAACACCACCCGCAACCGCAATTCCAGCACGCGCACCAACTTCAGCAGCAACCTGAACATCTCGCGGCAGCTGAAAAAGAAAGGGCGCAGCATCGCCCTGGGATTCAGCAACAATAACAGCAACCAGGACGGATACGCTTTCAACTATTCGGAGCGCGGCTTTTATGAGAACGGCATCGCCGATTCCAGCGCCATCACCGATCAGCGCAACACCTCCACCAACACCAATGAAAACTACGAAGTGGTGCTGAAGTATACGGAGCCCATTTCGAAAACGTGGAGAGTAACGGCCGGTTACGGCTTCCAATACAGCCAGAGCCGCTCCGACCGGCAGACTTACAACTACGACGAAGTTGAAAAAGGGTACACCGATCTCGACCCGTTGTACACCAATAAATTCAAAACCGTTTTCACCTCTCAAAACCCGCAGCTGTCTTTCAACCACTCCGGCAAAGCATGGACGGCGAATATCGGCGGCTCCGTGTACCTGAATGTGCTCGACAACTACTCCTATACCACCCGCACCGGCTTCCGCCAGTACCAGACGAACATCGCTCCCAGTTCCCGCCTGGCTTACCGGAATAAAAAGAACGGCAACTGGTACCTGAGTTACTTCGGGAATATGCAGCAGCCTTCCATCGACCAGCTGCAACCCCTGAAGGATAACAGCAACACACTGAACGAGCGCATCGGTAACCCCGACCTGAAGCCCGCTTTCACGCAGCGCATATCGTTCGGCTTCAACCAGTTTTCGCCTACCGGCATCGGTGTTTTCTCCAGCATCGGTTATTCGCCCACCATGAACCGGATCACCACGGTGATCAAAGCCCGGCCCGACGGCAGCCAGCAAACCCGGTTCGTGAACACGAACGGCTTCTATAACCTGAACGCCAACGCGACGCTCAGCAAAAGCAAAAAGGCCAAGGATTACCAGTGGAGAGCCATGCTTTTCCTGAATGCATACGGGGGCCGGAACATCAACTTCTCCAACATCAACAATCCCAAAGGCGACACCACCATCCGCCGCATCGAAACGTTCAGCATGAACTTTTCCGTTGGCGCCCATGGCACTTACGCCTACAAGGAACTGCTGGAATTTACGCTCAACTACCGCCCTTCCTTTTTCGTCACCAAATACCCGCAGGGTGTCACCACCCAGGGCAATTACATACAGCACCGCGCCACGCTGGGCAGCACCGTGTACTGGCCGCGTAACTTCGCGTGGGAAAACGATATCAACTACGTGTACAACACCCGTATCACGCCCGGTTTCCGGAAAGGCGTGGCCATGTGGCACATGGGGCTGGAATACAGTTTCCTGAAAAGCAAAAGAGCGCAGGTTAAAATTTATGCGTACGACCTGCTGAAGCAGAGCACCTCAGTGCGGCGCAACGTGAGTGAGTTTTCCATCGACGATGTGCAGACGGAAATCGTGGACCAGTATTACATGCTGACGCTCACTTACAACATCAGCGTGTTCGGCGCGAAAGCGAAGACAGGGAACAGGCGGGTTGACGGGGGGAGATTTTTCATATTCTGAGACCATGCTATATGACATAAAAAAGGGAGCGCTTCATGGCTCCCTTTTTTATTGTAATTCATTGGCGGTATAATGCAGCCCCTTCAGCAATCTTTGCAGTTCTTCCTCCGAATGCGCATCCGGGTGTAACTCGATCACCACTTCACCGGTGATCAGGTCACAGACGAAATGGATCTCCCGGTTCGCGTCTTTGATCACAAACAGATCGTTCGTTACCCATTCCTTAAACGTAAAGAACCTGCTGAAAAACTGCGTCAGCGGATGGCAGCGGTACACGGGCATCGTATGCAGGAGTGCTCCTTCCCTGTCGTACACCAGCAATACAAACTCGACGTATTCGAACGTGTAGGTATAATCGAGGGCCACGATGCGGGTGAGGGCCGGGTTCAGCGACTTCGGGTAGTAGCTGACGGGGAGGACGTAATCCGCCGAGCGGATGCCGTCGTGGATGCGGCGGAGCACTGCCACGTCCCGGTTGTTTGCCGCGGCCAGTTCTTCCATGATCTCGAACACCGCTTCGTAGAGGCATTGTTTTCTTTCATCCGGCGGTCGGGAAAGGTATAGTTCCATATCCACCGGGTACACGACGTTGCGGCGGCTGCCGGCTGTATCGATGACCTTCGTGCCGCTGATATCCGTTATTTCGATGTGCAGCCGCTGGAAGCGGATAAACTTCAGGCCGCCTATCCGTGAACGGTAACTCTCGCCTACGGCTACGCCTTCGCGCAGCAGTGCGGGATGGTGCCGGAAAATTATCTCGAGGGTGTTGAGCATGGTGATCGTCCCTTAGAGGTAGCGCTCCTTCGCCACGTCCTGGTGATGGATGGCATGCCCTACGATCACGTAGCCGAGGGCGCGCACGCTCATCGGGCGACCACTGGCGACGCCGCTGCGCTCCATTTCCTCGC encodes:
- a CDS encoding outer membrane beta-barrel protein yields the protein MNRIVCLSLILSLCGFAASAQKNQLTGSVADSSSKELMEMATVTVQDNKDSSLLTYTLTDKKGGFKLTGLPADKTLRLLISYTGYRTFVRILPPGHPADLGKIFLAPSAHELNTVVIEGDRPPIAIRKDTIEFNASAFKTRTNAMVEDLLKKLPGVDIDDEGNITVNGKKVTRVLVEGREFFGNDPKLATKNLPAAIVDKVQVMDTKTRQEAKLGVEKDGEDRTLNVTLKADKKKGLFGRVSAGGGTDDRFELAGMVSGFDGPRQLSVLASSNNLNKIGFSQGEMGAVAEKKAGGMSISISDNGAFSMNGISFGSGGDGIRTATMAGYNYNDQWNKKHNVNNSYFFNNTDSRYRTLRNTQYNDGRQTRSNREGTGRNANHRLNFGLETQLDSVTMLSFNPSFDYAETSTRANGLDTTWSDGSLLNHNTTRNRNSSTRTNFSSNLNISRQLKKKGRSIALGFSNNNSNQDGYAFNYSERGFYENGIADSSAITDQRNTSTNTNENYEVVLKYTEPISKTWRVTAGYGFQYSQSRSDRQTYNYDEVEKGYTDLDPLYTNKFKTVFTSQNPQLSFNHSGKAWTANIGGSVYLNVLDNYSYTTRTGFRQYQTNIAPSSRLAYRNKKNGNWYLSYFGNMQQPSIDQLQPLKDNSNTLNERIGNPDLKPAFTQRISFGFNQFSPTGIGVFSSIGYSPTMNRITTVIKARPDGSQQTRFVNTNGFYNLNANATLSKSKKAKDYQWRAMLFLNAYGGRNINFSNINNPKGDTTIRRIETFSMNFSVGAHGTYAYKELLEFTLNYRPSFFVTKYPQGVTTQGNYIQHRATLGSTVYWPRNFAWENDINYVYNTRITPGFRKGVAMWHMGLEYSFLKSKRAQVKIYAYDLLKQSTSVRRNVSEFSIDDVQTEIVDQYYMLTLTYNISVFGAKAKTGNRRVDGGRFFIF